One stretch of Tenrec ecaudatus isolate mTenEca1 chromosome 18, mTenEca1.hap1, whole genome shotgun sequence DNA includes these proteins:
- the KARS1 gene encoding lysine--tRNA ligase isoform X2: protein MAAVLEAEVKVDGGEPKLSKNELKRRLKAEKKVAEKEAKQKELSEKQLCQAAAASTNHTTDNGVSAEEESLDPNQYFKIRSQAVQQLKTSGDDPYPHKFHVDISLTHFIEEYSHLQPGDHLTDITLKLAGRVHAKRASGGKLIFYDLRGEGVKLQVMANSRNYKSEEEFIRINNKLRRGDIIGVQGNPGKTKKGELSIIPHEITLLSPCLHMLPHLHFGLKDKETRYRQRYLDLILNDFVRQKFIVRSKIITYIRSFLDELGFLEIETPMMNVIPGGAVAKPFITYHNELDMNLYMRIAPELYHKMLVVGGLDRVYEIGRQFRNEGIDLTHNPEFTTCEFYMAYADYHDLMEITEKMLAGMVKHITGGYKVTYHPEGPEGQAYEIDFTPPFRRVSMVEELEKILGVKLPETSHFETEETRKLLDDICVDKAVECPPPRTTARLLDKLVGEFLEVTCINPTFICDHPQIMSPLAKWHRFKPGLTERFELFVMKKEVCNAYTELNDPLRQRQLFEEQAKAKAAGDDEAMFIDETFCTALEYGLPPTAGWGMGIDRVTMFLTDSNNIKEVLLFPAMKPEDKKENAASAQTQEESAPVGTSV from the exons TGAACTAAAACGACGCCTGAAAGCCGAGAAGAAGGTAGCCGAGAAGGAAGCCAAGCAGAAGGAGCTCAGCGAGAAACAGCTGTGCCAGGCGGCAGCTGCTTCCACCAACCACACCACCGACAATGGAGTTAGCGCCGAGGAGGAAAGCCTGGACCCAAAT CAATACTTCAAGATCCGCAGCCAAGCAGTTCAGCAGCTGAAGACCAGTGGAGACGACCCCTACCCCCACAAATTCCACGTGGACATCTCACTCACACACTTCATCGAAGAGTACAGTCACCTACAGCCTGGGGACCACCTGACTGACATCACCCTCAAATTGGCAG GTCGGGTCCATGCCAAGAGAGCGTCTGGGGGAAAGCTCATCTTCTATGACCTTCGAGGAGAGGGCGTCAAGTTGCAAGTCATGGCCAATTCCAG GAACTATAAATCAGAAGAAGAATTTATTCGTATCAATAACAAACTACGTCGGGGAGACATAATTGGAGTGCAGGGGAACCCAGGGAAAACCAAGAAGGGGGAGCTGAGCATCATTCCCCACGAGATCACTCTGCTGTCCCCCTGCCTGCACATGCTGCCGCACCTGCACTTTGGCCTCAAGGACAAG GAGACACGCTATCGCCAGAGATACCTGGACCTGATCCTGAATGACTTCGTGAGGCAGAAATTCATCGTCCGCTCTAAGATCATCACCTATATCAGAAGTTTCTTGGACGAGTTGGGATTCTTAGAG ATCGAGACTCCCATGATGAACGTCATCCCAGGGGGAGCGGTGGCCAAGCCCTTCATCACCTACCACAACGAGCTAGACATGAACTTGTATATGAGGATCGCTCCGGAGCTCTACCATAAG ATGCTGGTGGTTGGCGGCCTGGACCGGGTGTATGAGATCGGGCGCCAGTTCCGGAACGAAGGCATCGACTTGACTCACAATCCCGAGTTCACCACTTGTGAGTTCTACATGGCCTATGCCGACTACCACGACCTCATGGAAATCACGGAGAAGATGCTCGCAG GAATGGTGAAACACATCACAGGCGGGTACAAGGTCACTTACCATCCTGAGGGCCCCGAGGGCCAGGCCTACGAGATTGACTTCACCCCCCCCTTCCGGCGAGTCAGCATGGTGGAGGAGCTAGAGAAGATCCTGGGAGTGAAGCTGCCAGAAACGAGCCACTTTGAAACGGAAG AAACTCGAAAGCTCCTGGACGATATCTGTGTCGACAAAGCTGTTGAATGCCCACCTCCTCGGACCACAGCCAGGCTCCTGGATAAG CTTGTTGGCGAGTTCCTGGAAGTGACCTGCATCAACCCCACCTTCATCTGTGATCATCCGCAGATCATGAGCCCCTTGGCCAAATG GCACCGCTTCAAACCGGGTCTGACGGAGCGCTTTGAGCTCTTTGTCATGAAGAAGGAGGTGTGCAATGCCTACACGGAGCTGAACGACCCCCTGCGGCAGCGGCAGCTGTTCGAGGAGCAGGCCAAG GCCAAGGCTGCTGGTGACGATGAGGCCATGTTCATTGATGAGACCTTCTGTACTGCCCTGGAGTACGGGCTGCCCCCGACAGCCGGCTGGGGCATGGGGATCGACCGCGTCACCATGTTCCTCACAGACTCCAATAACATCAAG GAGGTGCTGCTGTTTCCTGCCATGAAGCCTGAAGACAAGAAGGAGAATGCAGCGTCCGCACAAACGCAGGAGGAGAGCGCCCCTGTGGGCACCTCTGTgtaa
- the KARS1 gene encoding lysine--tRNA ligase isoform X1, with the protein MLVQAAVRLVRGSLRQASWAHWGQRELRLAQLTPFTAFHKDKPLSDKGSELKRRLKAEKKVAEKEAKQKELSEKQLCQAAAASTNHTTDNGVSAEEESLDPNQYFKIRSQAVQQLKTSGDDPYPHKFHVDISLTHFIEEYSHLQPGDHLTDITLKLAGRVHAKRASGGKLIFYDLRGEGVKLQVMANSRNYKSEEEFIRINNKLRRGDIIGVQGNPGKTKKGELSIIPHEITLLSPCLHMLPHLHFGLKDKETRYRQRYLDLILNDFVRQKFIVRSKIITYIRSFLDELGFLEIETPMMNVIPGGAVAKPFITYHNELDMNLYMRIAPELYHKMLVVGGLDRVYEIGRQFRNEGIDLTHNPEFTTCEFYMAYADYHDLMEITEKMLAGMVKHITGGYKVTYHPEGPEGQAYEIDFTPPFRRVSMVEELEKILGVKLPETSHFETEETRKLLDDICVDKAVECPPPRTTARLLDKLVGEFLEVTCINPTFICDHPQIMSPLAKWHRFKPGLTERFELFVMKKEVCNAYTELNDPLRQRQLFEEQAKAKAAGDDEAMFIDETFCTALEYGLPPTAGWGMGIDRVTMFLTDSNNIKEVLLFPAMKPEDKKENAASAQTQEESAPVGTSV; encoded by the exons ATGTTGGTGCAAGCTGCTGTAAGGCTTGTTAGGGGGTCCCTGCGCCAAGCCTCCTGGGCACACTGGGGTCAGAGGGAGCTGCGACTGGCTCAACTTACTCCTTTCACAGCGTTTCACAAGGACAAGCCACTTTCTGATAAAGGAAG TGAACTAAAACGACGCCTGAAAGCCGAGAAGAAGGTAGCCGAGAAGGAAGCCAAGCAGAAGGAGCTCAGCGAGAAACAGCTGTGCCAGGCGGCAGCTGCTTCCACCAACCACACCACCGACAATGGAGTTAGCGCCGAGGAGGAAAGCCTGGACCCAAAT CAATACTTCAAGATCCGCAGCCAAGCAGTTCAGCAGCTGAAGACCAGTGGAGACGACCCCTACCCCCACAAATTCCACGTGGACATCTCACTCACACACTTCATCGAAGAGTACAGTCACCTACAGCCTGGGGACCACCTGACTGACATCACCCTCAAATTGGCAG GTCGGGTCCATGCCAAGAGAGCGTCTGGGGGAAAGCTCATCTTCTATGACCTTCGAGGAGAGGGCGTCAAGTTGCAAGTCATGGCCAATTCCAG GAACTATAAATCAGAAGAAGAATTTATTCGTATCAATAACAAACTACGTCGGGGAGACATAATTGGAGTGCAGGGGAACCCAGGGAAAACCAAGAAGGGGGAGCTGAGCATCATTCCCCACGAGATCACTCTGCTGTCCCCCTGCCTGCACATGCTGCCGCACCTGCACTTTGGCCTCAAGGACAAG GAGACACGCTATCGCCAGAGATACCTGGACCTGATCCTGAATGACTTCGTGAGGCAGAAATTCATCGTCCGCTCTAAGATCATCACCTATATCAGAAGTTTCTTGGACGAGTTGGGATTCTTAGAG ATCGAGACTCCCATGATGAACGTCATCCCAGGGGGAGCGGTGGCCAAGCCCTTCATCACCTACCACAACGAGCTAGACATGAACTTGTATATGAGGATCGCTCCGGAGCTCTACCATAAG ATGCTGGTGGTTGGCGGCCTGGACCGGGTGTATGAGATCGGGCGCCAGTTCCGGAACGAAGGCATCGACTTGACTCACAATCCCGAGTTCACCACTTGTGAGTTCTACATGGCCTATGCCGACTACCACGACCTCATGGAAATCACGGAGAAGATGCTCGCAG GAATGGTGAAACACATCACAGGCGGGTACAAGGTCACTTACCATCCTGAGGGCCCCGAGGGCCAGGCCTACGAGATTGACTTCACCCCCCCCTTCCGGCGAGTCAGCATGGTGGAGGAGCTAGAGAAGATCCTGGGAGTGAAGCTGCCAGAAACGAGCCACTTTGAAACGGAAG AAACTCGAAAGCTCCTGGACGATATCTGTGTCGACAAAGCTGTTGAATGCCCACCTCCTCGGACCACAGCCAGGCTCCTGGATAAG CTTGTTGGCGAGTTCCTGGAAGTGACCTGCATCAACCCCACCTTCATCTGTGATCATCCGCAGATCATGAGCCCCTTGGCCAAATG GCACCGCTTCAAACCGGGTCTGACGGAGCGCTTTGAGCTCTTTGTCATGAAGAAGGAGGTGTGCAATGCCTACACGGAGCTGAACGACCCCCTGCGGCAGCGGCAGCTGTTCGAGGAGCAGGCCAAG GCCAAGGCTGCTGGTGACGATGAGGCCATGTTCATTGATGAGACCTTCTGTACTGCCCTGGAGTACGGGCTGCCCCCGACAGCCGGCTGGGGCATGGGGATCGACCGCGTCACCATGTTCCTCACAGACTCCAATAACATCAAG GAGGTGCTGCTGTTTCCTGCCATGAAGCCTGAAGACAAGAAGGAGAATGCAGCGTCCGCACAAACGCAGGAGGAGAGCGCCCCTGTGGGCACCTCTGTgtaa